The Microbacterium paraoxydans genome includes a window with the following:
- a CDS encoding YlxR family protein encodes MEPVRTCVGCRTRAPRSTLLRVVAQNDTLIPDERAVLPGRGAWVHPTPECMEAALRRRAFGRALRVTTQLDTRIFEQHPPRNKG; translated from the coding sequence ATGGAACCCGTACGAACGTGCGTCGGTTGCCGCACGCGTGCTCCCCGCTCCACTCTGCTCAGGGTGGTTGCCCAGAACGACACCCTCATCCCCGATGAGCGTGCTGTCCTGCCGGGGCGTGGCGCGTGGGTGCATCCGACACCCGAGTGCATGGAAGCCGCTCTGCGGCGTCGAGCTTTCGGAAGAGCACTGCGTGTGACCACTCAGCTGGACACACGGATCTTCGAACAGCACCCACCAAGAAACAAAGGCTGA
- the nusA gene encoding transcription termination factor NusA, which translates to MDIELSLLRGIEKEKAIPFDELVSIIEQAILTAYSKHVSPDGATPEGVRVHLDRKTGHVAVLQVVRDDEGAIIGEEEATPDDFGRIAAFAAKQVISQRLRDIADDAVLGEFKGKEGDIVAGVIQQGPNPRMIHVDLGSVEAILPPEEQVPGEEYTHGSRLRVYVTSVAKGLKGPQITVSRTHPGLVRKLFALEVPEIAAGLVEIVALAREAGHRTKIAVKANDPAINAKGACIGEMGRRVRAVTEELAGEKIDIVDYDADLPTFVAHALSPAKVTSSFVLDASTKAVRALVPDYQLSLAIGKEGQNARLAAKLTGAKIDIQPDSVLD; encoded by the coding sequence ATGGACATCGAACTGAGTCTGCTGCGAGGGATCGAGAAGGAGAAGGCGATCCCGTTCGACGAGCTCGTCTCGATCATCGAGCAGGCGATCCTGACCGCGTACTCCAAGCACGTCTCGCCCGACGGCGCGACGCCGGAGGGCGTCCGCGTGCACCTCGACCGCAAGACCGGCCACGTCGCCGTCCTCCAGGTCGTCCGCGACGACGAGGGTGCGATCATCGGCGAGGAGGAGGCGACGCCGGACGACTTCGGGCGCATCGCCGCATTCGCCGCCAAGCAGGTCATCAGCCAGCGCCTCCGGGACATCGCGGACGACGCCGTCCTCGGGGAGTTCAAGGGCAAGGAGGGCGACATCGTCGCCGGCGTGATCCAGCAGGGGCCGAACCCGCGCATGATCCACGTCGACCTCGGCTCCGTCGAGGCGATCCTCCCGCCCGAGGAGCAGGTACCCGGCGAGGAGTACACGCACGGGTCCCGGCTGCGCGTCTACGTCACCAGCGTCGCCAAGGGGCTCAAGGGTCCGCAGATCACCGTCTCGCGCACGCACCCGGGCCTGGTCCGCAAGCTGTTCGCGCTCGAGGTGCCCGAGATCGCGGCCGGCCTGGTCGAGATCGTCGCGCTGGCCCGCGAGGCCGGGCACCGCACCAAGATCGCGGTGAAGGCGAACGACCCGGCCATCAACGCCAAGGGCGCGTGCATCGGCGAGATGGGGCGCCGTGTGCGGGCCGTCACGGAGGAGCTGGCGGGGGAGAAGATCGACATCGTCGACTACGACGCCGACCTGCCCACGTTCGTGGCGCACGCGCTGTCGCCGGCGAAGGTCACGAGCTCGTTCGTCCTCGACGCGAGCACCAAGGCCGTCCGCGCCCTCGTGCCGGACTACCAGCTGTCGCTCGCCATCGGCAAGGAGGGTCAGAACGCGCGTCTGGCCGCCAAGCTCACCGGCGCCAAGATCGACATCCAGCCGGACAGCGTCCTCGACTGA
- the rbfA gene encoding 30S ribosome-binding factor RbfA yields the protein MAGERQARLADRIRVILAERLEKGLRDPRLGFVTITDVRVSGDLQHASVFYTVLGTEEERLASGAALTSATGMLRSEVGRQLSTRLVPTLEFIPDALPENADHITALLREAQERDAEVAKLASSATHAGEADPYRSDDDDED from the coding sequence ATGGCTGGTGAACGACAGGCCCGACTCGCGGATCGCATCCGCGTGATCCTCGCCGAGCGCTTGGAGAAGGGGCTGCGCGACCCGCGTCTCGGCTTCGTGACCATCACCGACGTCCGCGTGAGCGGCGATCTGCAGCACGCGTCCGTGTTCTACACGGTGCTCGGCACGGAAGAGGAGCGCCTCGCCAGCGGTGCCGCGCTCACGTCCGCGACCGGAATGCTGCGCAGCGAGGTCGGTCGACAGCTCAGCACTCGACTCGTCCCCACGCTCGAATTCATCCCGGACGCGCTCCCGGAGAACGCCGACCACATCACCGCTCTGCTGCGCGAGGCGCAGGAGCGCGACGCGGAGGTGGCCAAGCTGGCCTCGTCCGCGACCCACGCCGGCGAGGCCGACCCCTACCGGTCGGACGACGACGACGAGGACTGA
- a CDS encoding pyridoxamine 5'-phosphate oxidase family protein, whose translation MTEITGPEALARIKELVEDIDFTMLTTTDPEGNLVSRPMSTRQMDDAGAIWFFTAEDTEKVEEARRHHDVGLAYCDAKGMRYVSVAGTAEIVHDRAKMEELYSPSLDIWFEEGLDTPDIALLAVTPVVAEFWEPAKGKVAMAAGALKALVTRDTPDDDIMNHGRVTC comes from the coding sequence ATGACAGAGATCACCGGACCCGAGGCCCTCGCCCGCATCAAGGAGCTCGTGGAGGACATCGACTTCACCATGCTCACCACCACCGACCCGGAGGGGAACCTCGTCAGCCGGCCGATGTCCACCAGGCAGATGGACGACGCCGGCGCCATCTGGTTCTTCACGGCGGAAGACACGGAGAAGGTCGAGGAGGCGCGCCGTCACCATGATGTCGGGCTGGCCTACTGCGACGCGAAGGGCATGCGCTACGTGTCCGTCGCCGGCACCGCAGAGATCGTGCACGACCGCGCGAAGATGGAGGAGCTCTACTCCCCCTCCCTCGACATCTGGTTCGAGGAGGGGCTGGACACCCCCGACATCGCCCTGCTCGCGGTCACCCCGGTCGTCGCCGAGTTCTGGGAACCGGCGAAGGGCAAGGTGGCGATGGCCGCCGGGGCGCTCAAGGCGTTGGTGACCCGAGACACCCCGGACGACGACATCATGAACCACGGCCGCGTCACCTGCTGA
- a CDS encoding TIGR00730 family Rossman fold protein, with protein sequence MTEEPLPAALSDEINHVLDEAGVSSDRRLVMRMLRTALLLGEDDTDRLDLKIASAALAEMRDAFRLFAPFRGVPKVTVFGSARTLHDDPLYLQARDVAAALANDGWMVVTGAGPGIMQAAAEGAGPALSLGVSIRLPFEEKANSLVAGSDQVVAMKYFFTRKLMLIKESSGFICLPGGFGTLDEMFELLTLQQTGKAEPTPIVLLDEKGGSFWQGMRRFVDEHLAPMGVISPGDFDRVVITDSVEEARAEITGFWRNYDSLRWVGDTLVLRLKAEPTDAEIEELNTAFAALLSTGRIERTAPRSPEVADDDRLDLPRLALHLDQRQVGNLFRLIGALNALPSAPKA encoded by the coding sequence ATGACCGAGGAACCGCTGCCGGCCGCTCTGAGCGACGAGATCAACCATGTGCTGGACGAAGCGGGGGTGTCCTCTGACCGCCGGCTCGTGATGCGGATGCTCCGCACGGCGCTGCTCCTCGGTGAGGACGACACCGACCGCCTCGACCTCAAGATCGCCTCCGCCGCCCTGGCCGAGATGCGCGACGCGTTCCGCCTCTTCGCCCCGTTCCGCGGCGTGCCGAAGGTGACGGTGTTCGGCTCCGCACGCACCCTCCACGACGACCCGCTGTACCTGCAGGCGCGCGATGTCGCGGCGGCGCTCGCGAACGACGGCTGGATGGTCGTCACGGGCGCGGGCCCCGGGATCATGCAGGCCGCCGCCGAGGGGGCGGGGCCGGCGCTGTCTCTCGGCGTCTCCATCCGGCTCCCCTTCGAGGAGAAGGCGAACAGTCTCGTCGCGGGAAGCGATCAGGTCGTCGCGATGAAGTACTTCTTCACGCGCAAGCTCATGCTCATCAAGGAGTCGAGCGGATTCATCTGCCTGCCCGGGGGCTTCGGCACGCTCGACGAGATGTTCGAGCTGCTCACCCTGCAGCAGACCGGGAAGGCCGAGCCGACGCCGATCGTGCTGCTCGACGAGAAGGGCGGATCGTTCTGGCAGGGCATGCGGCGCTTCGTCGACGAGCACCTCGCCCCGATGGGGGTGATCTCCCCGGGGGATTTCGATCGCGTCGTCATCACCGACTCGGTCGAGGAGGCCCGCGCCGAGATCACCGGGTTCTGGCGCAACTACGACTCGCTGCGGTGGGTCGGGGACACGCTCGTGCTGCGGCTCAAGGCCGAGCCGACGGACGCCGAGATCGAGGAGCTCAACACCGCCTTCGCCGCACTCCTGTCGACCGGGCGGATCGAGCGCACGGCTCCCCGGTCCCCGGAGGTCGCCGACGACGACCGCCTCGACCTCCCGCGCCTCGCCCTGCACCTGGATCAGCGTCAGGTGGGCAACCTCTTCCGTCTGATCGGCGCGCTCAACGCCCTCCCGTCCGCGCCGAAGGCGTGA
- the infB gene encoding translation initiation factor IF-2, which yields MAGKPRVHEIAAELGVDSKVALAKLKELGEFVKSPSSTVEPPVARKLRAAIEADPSLNAASEPAAAKPAAKPAPKSSAPTPGPKPGPKPGPAAPAAPAPSPAPAPAAEKAPAPSAPAKPSAPAPAAPSSGDGNAPKPGAPRPGNNPFSSAQGMGQRPAGPRPGNNPFASAQGMGQRPTPGNIPRPQAPRPGAPRPGAPRPGSPRPGAPRGGQGGRPGAPFQQRTGGPGRPGGGGGPGAGPRPGGGFAGRPGGGGRGRGPGGGTAGAFGKGGGKSKQRKSRRAKRQEFEMRSAPVVGGVNVTRGNGETIRMRRGASIADFADKIEALTGYTVQPGTLVTILFNLGEMATATESLDEATFEVLGEELGYKVQMVSPEDEDKELLEGFGLDLEKELEEESEDDLEIRPPVVTVMGHVDHGKTRLLDAIRQTNVIEGEAGGITQHIGAYQVWTEHEGIERAITFIDTPGHEAFTAMRARGAQVTDLAILVVAADDGIMPQTVEALNHAQAANVPIVVAVNKVDKPEANPAKVRQQLTEYGLVAEEYGGDVMFVDVSARANTGIQELLDAVLLTADAGLDLTANPNKAARGVAIEAKLDKGRGSVATVLIQSGTLRVGDAIVAGTAYGRVRAMIDENGEIVEAAAPSRPVQVQGLNSVPRAGDVFIVTEEDRMARQIAEKREAVERNAQLAKARKRISLEDFTRALEEGKVESLNLIIKGDVSGAVEALEESLLKIEVDDSVQLRIIHRGVGAITESDVNLATIDNAIIVGFNVRPDTKARERAQREGVDIRFYSVIYNAIDEIESSLKGMLKPEYEEVQSGVAEIREVFRSSKFGNIAGVIVRSGTITRNAKARVIRDGVVIADGLAIESLRRFKDDVTEVRTDYEAGIGLGKYNDIQVGDEIETTEMVEKPRG from the coding sequence GTGGCTGGTAAACCACGCGTACATGAGATCGCCGCCGAACTCGGCGTCGACAGCAAGGTCGCACTTGCGAAGCTCAAGGAACTCGGCGAGTTCGTGAAGAGCCCGTCCTCGACGGTCGAGCCCCCGGTGGCGCGCAAGCTGCGCGCCGCGATCGAGGCCGACCCGTCCCTGAATGCGGCCTCCGAGCCCGCTGCGGCGAAGCCCGCCGCGAAGCCGGCACCGAAGTCCTCGGCGCCCACCCCCGGTCCGAAGCCCGGCCCCAAGCCGGGTCCTGCAGCTCCGGCCGCACCCGCCCCGAGCCCGGCGCCCGCCCCCGCGGCGGAGAAGGCTCCGGCGCCGTCGGCGCCCGCGAAGCCGTCGGCTCCGGCCCCGGCCGCACCGTCCTCCGGTGACGGCAACGCCCCGAAGCCCGGCGCGCCCCGCCCCGGCAACAACCCGTTCTCGTCCGCACAGGGCATGGGCCAGCGTCCCGCGGGTCCCCGTCCCGGCAACAACCCCTTCGCCTCGGCGCAGGGGATGGGCCAGCGCCCGACCCCCGGCAACATCCCGCGTCCGCAGGCGCCCCGTCCCGGTGCTCCGCGCCCGGGTGCCCCGCGTCCCGGCTCGCCGCGACCCGGCGCACCTCGTGGTGGTCAGGGCGGTCGTCCCGGTGCTCCGTTCCAGCAGCGTACGGGCGGCCCCGGTCGTCCCGGCGGCGGTGGCGGTCCCGGTGCGGGTCCCCGTCCCGGCGGCGGTTTCGCCGGTCGTCCCGGTGGTGGCGGTCGTGGCCGTGGTCCCGGCGGCGGTACGGCCGGTGCCTTCGGCAAGGGCGGCGGCAAGAGCAAGCAGCGCAAGTCGCGGCGGGCGAAGCGGCAAGAGTTCGAGATGCGGAGCGCCCCGGTCGTCGGTGGCGTCAACGTCACCCGTGGCAACGGCGAGACGATCCGCATGCGTCGCGGTGCCTCCATCGCGGACTTCGCCGACAAGATCGAGGCCCTGACCGGCTACACCGTGCAGCCGGGCACCCTCGTCACGATCCTCTTCAACCTCGGCGAGATGGCCACGGCCACCGAGTCGCTGGATGAGGCCACGTTCGAGGTCCTCGGTGAGGAGCTGGGATACAAGGTCCAGATGGTCTCGCCCGAGGACGAGGACAAGGAGCTCCTCGAGGGCTTCGGTCTCGACCTCGAGAAGGAGCTGGAGGAGGAGAGCGAGGACGACCTCGAGATCCGTCCCCCGGTCGTCACCGTCATGGGTCACGTCGACCACGGTAAGACGCGCCTCCTCGACGCGATCCGCCAGACCAACGTCATCGAGGGTGAGGCCGGCGGCATCACCCAGCACATCGGTGCCTACCAGGTCTGGACCGAGCACGAGGGCATCGAGCGGGCGATCACGTTCATCGACACCCCCGGTCACGAGGCGTTCACCGCCATGCGTGCCCGTGGTGCGCAGGTCACCGACCTCGCGATCCTCGTGGTCGCGGCCGACGACGGCATCATGCCGCAGACGGTCGAGGCGCTGAACCACGCCCAGGCAGCCAACGTGCCGATCGTGGTCGCGGTGAACAAGGTCGACAAGCCCGAGGCCAACCCGGCCAAGGTGCGTCAGCAGCTCACCGAGTACGGTCTGGTGGCCGAGGAGTACGGCGGCGACGTCATGTTCGTCGACGTCTCGGCCCGTGCCAACACCGGCATCCAGGAGCTCCTGGACGCGGTGCTGCTCACGGCGGACGCCGGTCTCGACCTGACCGCCAACCCGAACAAGGCCGCTCGCGGTGTCGCCATCGAGGCGAAGCTCGACAAGGGCCGCGGTTCGGTCGCGACGGTGCTGATCCAGTCCGGAACCCTCCGGGTCGGCGACGCGATCGTGGCGGGCACCGCTTACGGCCGTGTCCGCGCGATGATCGACGAGAACGGCGAGATCGTCGAGGCGGCCGCGCCGTCCCGTCCGGTCCAGGTGCAGGGTCTGAACTCCGTGCCCCGCGCCGGCGACGTCTTCATCGTCACCGAGGAAGACCGCATGGCGCGTCAGATCGCGGAGAAGCGCGAAGCCGTCGAGCGCAACGCGCAGCTGGCCAAGGCTCGCAAGCGCATCTCGCTCGAGGACTTCACCCGTGCTCTCGAAGAGGGCAAGGTCGAGTCGCTCAACCTCATCATCAAGGGTGACGTCTCCGGTGCCGTCGAGGCGCTGGAGGAGTCGCTCCTCAAGATCGAGGTCGACGACTCGGTGCAGCTGCGCATCATCCACCGCGGTGTCGGTGCGATCACCGAGTCCGACGTGAACCTGGCGACGATCGACAACGCGATCATCGTGGGCTTCAACGTCCGCCCCGACACGAAGGCGCGCGAGCGTGCTCAGCGTGAGGGCGTGGACATCCGTTTCTACTCCGTCATCTACAACGCGATCGACGAGATCGAGAGCTCGCTCAAGGGCATGCTCAAGCCGGAGTACGAAGAGGTCCAGTCGGGTGTCGCCGAGATCCGCGAGGTGTTCCGCTCCTCGAAGTTCGGCAACATCGCCGGTGTCATCGTGCGGTCCGGGACGATCACGCGCAACGCGAAGGCCCGCGTCATCCGCGACGGCGTCGTCATCGCCGATGGCCTCGCCATCGAGTCGCTGCGCCGGTTCAAGGACGACGTCACCGAGGTGCGGACGGACTACGAGGCCGGTATCGGCCTCGGCAAGTACAACGACATCCAGGTCGGCGACGAGATCGAGACGACCGAGATGGTGGAGAAGCCGCGCGGCTGA
- a CDS encoding proline--tRNA ligase, whose amino-acid sequence MVTRLSNFFLRTLREDPAGAEVASHKLLIRAGYIRPQAAGIFAWLPLGLRVKAKIETVIREEMAAAGAQEVHFPALMPREAYEATGRWDEYGDLLFRLQDRKGGDYLLAPTHEEAFTLLVKDLYSSYKDLPLTIFQIQDKYRDEARPRAGLLRGREFTMKDAYSFDASDEGLDASYQAQRDAYERIFQRLGLEYAIVQADAGAMGGSRSEEFLHPTPVGEDTFVRSAGGYAANVEAFSTPVPAPLPFDADGAPVIFDSPDTPTIETLVAHCNRELDGEYTAADTLKNVVLALKHLDGTRELVIVGIPGDREVDEKRAEVAFAPAEVETATAEDFENNPLLVKGYIGPWSPTGAVLGEESATGIRYLVDPRVSEGTSWITGANIDQKHAHSVVAGRDFEADGIVEIANVRAGDPAPDGSGPVELARGMEIGHVFQLGRKYAEALGLKVLNENGKLVTVTMGSYGIGVTRILAIIAELNNDDKGLIWPASVAPFDVQVVAAGRDQVAFDVAEDLSAQLEAAGLDVLYDDRPKVSPGVKFGDAELVGVPKIVIVGRGAADGQVEFWDRRTGEREAVSVAEAVERLSATR is encoded by the coding sequence GTGGTCACTCGTCTTTCGAACTTCTTCCTCCGTACGCTCCGCGAAGATCCTGCCGGTGCCGAGGTCGCCAGTCACAAGCTGCTGATCCGCGCCGGGTACATCCGACCGCAGGCGGCGGGCATCTTCGCGTGGCTGCCGCTCGGCCTGCGCGTCAAGGCGAAGATCGAGACCGTCATCCGCGAGGAGATGGCCGCCGCGGGTGCGCAGGAGGTGCACTTCCCCGCGCTGATGCCGCGCGAGGCGTACGAGGCCACCGGGCGCTGGGACGAGTACGGCGATCTGCTGTTCCGCCTCCAGGACCGCAAGGGCGGGGACTACCTGCTGGCGCCGACGCACGAGGAGGCGTTCACGCTCCTCGTGAAGGACCTGTACTCGTCGTACAAGGACCTGCCGCTGACGATCTTCCAGATCCAGGACAAGTACCGCGACGAGGCCCGGCCGCGCGCCGGGCTCCTCCGCGGCCGCGAGTTCACGATGAAGGACGCCTACTCCTTCGACGCCTCCGACGAGGGGCTGGATGCGAGCTACCAGGCGCAGCGGGACGCGTACGAGCGCATCTTCCAGCGGCTGGGCCTCGAGTACGCGATCGTGCAGGCCGACGCGGGGGCCATGGGCGGTTCGCGGAGCGAGGAGTTCCTGCACCCGACCCCCGTGGGCGAGGACACGTTCGTCCGCAGTGCCGGCGGCTACGCGGCCAACGTCGAGGCCTTCAGCACCCCGGTACCCGCGCCGCTCCCGTTCGATGCCGACGGCGCCCCCGTGATCTTCGACTCTCCGGACACGCCGACCATCGAGACGCTCGTGGCGCACTGCAACCGCGAGCTCGACGGCGAGTACACCGCCGCCGACACGCTCAAGAACGTGGTCCTCGCCTTGAAGCACCTCGACGGCACCCGTGAGCTCGTGATCGTCGGCATCCCCGGCGACCGCGAGGTGGACGAGAAGCGCGCCGAGGTGGCCTTCGCGCCGGCCGAGGTCGAGACCGCCACCGCCGAGGACTTCGAGAACAACCCCCTTCTGGTGAAGGGCTACATCGGTCCGTGGTCGCCCACAGGCGCCGTGCTGGGCGAGGAGTCCGCGACCGGCATCCGCTACCTCGTCGACCCCCGCGTGAGCGAGGGCACGAGCTGGATCACCGGCGCGAACATCGACCAGAAGCACGCGCACTCCGTCGTCGCCGGACGCGACTTCGAGGCGGACGGCATCGTGGAGATCGCGAACGTGCGCGCCGGCGACCCGGCGCCCGACGGCTCCGGTCCGGTCGAGCTCGCCCGCGGCATGGAGATCGGTCACGTCTTCCAGCTCGGACGGAAGTACGCGGAGGCGCTCGGCCTCAAGGTCCTCAACGAGAACGGCAAGCTCGTCACGGTCACCATGGGGTCGTACGGCATCGGCGTCACGCGGATCCTGGCGATCATCGCCGAGCTCAACAACGACGACAAGGGCCTCATCTGGCCGGCCTCGGTCGCCCCGTTCGACGTGCAGGTCGTCGCCGCCGGGCGCGACCAGGTCGCCTTCGACGTCGCGGAGGACCTCTCCGCGCAGCTCGAAGCCGCCGGGCTCGACGTGCTCTACGACGACCGTCCGAAGGTGTCGCCCGGAGTCAAGTTCGGTGATGCAGAACTCGTCGGCGTCCCGAAGATCGTGATCGTCGGCCGGGGCGCCGCCGACGGCCAGGTGGAGTTCTGGGACCGCCGCACGGGCGAGCGCGAGGCGGTCTCGGTCGCCGAGGCTGTGGAGCGGCTCTCCGCCACGCGCTGA